ttgccttgcaggcagaaggaccgtggttcgaatcccagcatcccatatggtcccctgagcctgtcaggagcgatttctgagcttagagccaggaggaacccctgagcactgctgggtgtgacctaaaaaaaaaaaagggggggggggctttttggtGCTTCAAGTTTTTTGTTAGCAGctaccccagcagtgctctgagttTCCTccaagctctgtactcaggaaccagTTCTGACAGGGCTTGAGCCCACATgcggtgccaaggatggaacccaggacatCTTTTGCCAGGCAAATGGCCTCGCTGCTgtcctacctctccagcccatttttctttgggggccaggGCACAGGGGCGACAGCTGGCTCTGCAtacctggccctgcactcagaaatcgctcctggcaggctcggggggaaccatatgggatgctgggattcgaaccaccagctttctgcatgccaggcaaacgccttccctccacgCTCTCTCCCCCTCCGGGCCCTCTATGTCGAGTTTCTCTAGCAAGTCCTCCAATGTCAGGCCCTTCCCAGGCTCGGCCGCAGGGTGGCGCGCTCGCAAACCAGCCAGCTTCCGGCCACCGGAAGTGTCCCTCTGGCCGCCGCCGGCGCGCCTCTCGCCTCCTCGCTTCCGCTTCCGGCgctctccctttccccttccaGCCGCAGCCATGGCGGCCGCCGAGGCAGGTGCCAGGCCCGCGGCCTCCCCGGACGAGCTGGTGCCGAAAGGCGAGGCCGAGAAGCCCgaggaggaggagctggaggAGGAGGACGACGACGAGGTGCGCGGGGAAGCCGGGGGTGCGGCGGGCCCCGGGGGATCGGATCGGGGCGGCGGAGGGTCCCCAGGCCCAGACCCAGGTCCAAGCCCAGCCCCGCGCTCGTCCCCCCGCAGCTGGACGAGACCCTGTCGGAGCGACTCTGGGGGCTGACGGAGATGTTCCCCGAGCGCGTCCGCTCCGCCGCGGGCGCCACGTTCGACCTGTCGGTGTTCGTGGCTCAGAAGATGTACAGGTGAGCGGCGCGCGGCACATCGGGGTTGTCCTCGAGGCCCCCCCAAAACCTGCCCTGTGACCTTGGGCGGGGCGACCTTCACCTCCCGTGGTGTCTGTCCCTGGTCCCTGCCAGCCGAGGTTCTCTTGCACCGACCGGGTCGTGCCTTGTGCCCTGGAGGGTCACCCCGAGATTGCTCATGGGTGCATTTTGTAAATGATGGGGTAGAAGTGGGGTTGCAGTCGTGACCCCTAGGggaggcaggctggagggaggaAGGTTGGAGGGGGGTCACAGGTGCATGTTGTAAATGACCTGCCTATCACGGGGGTAGAAGTGGGGTCGCAGTCGTGACCCTTAGGGaggcagggtggagggaggaaggttgggggggggttcacaggTGCATGTTGTAAATGACCTGCCTATCACGAGGGTAGAAGTGGGGTCGCAGTCGTTGACCCTTAGGGGAGGCAGGGTAGAGGCAGGAAGGTTCTGGAGGCGCTGCCAGCGGACTTGCCCGCCTGAAGTTGTCACATTCTCTAGTacattggttaaggtttgattcccaccgagctcccagacaggaaaggcaattCCCCTGTCCCATTAgaacagggggaacagttccagttgtagagatccgcagGAAGTAATTCACAccgtgaaaaggtacaagaatgggttcaggagatccagtgctcaagcaaggaattcaatccacaaaagctttctgttcCTAAGATGGagcgcagctcagtggaagaagaccgaacTGAGCCcaaccttcctcagacccttgctttattaacaagaatcaggtaccaccctagggtacagaataccaagtaaggaataatgcaatatactatcaccaggtgatagtggagtacaattattgattagggtaggatcagtaacccaaaaCTCGCCCTCCATCCGCAGGTTCTCCCGGGCAGCCTTATGGATCGGGACCACCTCCTTCATGATCCTGGTCCTGCCTGTTGTCTTTGAGACTGAGAAGTTGCAgatggagcagcagcagcagttgcAGCAGCGGCAGGTGAGCCCGGAGACAAGCAGAGGAATCCCGGGTGGGTGGCTGGACCCCAGCAGGTTAGGTTTGGTGGGACTTTTTCGGAGGGGGAGGTGTTATTTTAGCCTCAGCATGGTGTTTGTGCTTGGGCAATACGAAACATTAGATAGGGTGGCTAGGCCTCTAGCATGTCCTAacgcccctctttttcttttccagataCTTCTAGGACCTAACACAGGGCTCTCAGGAGGAATGCCAGGGGCCCTGCCTTCACTTCCTGGAAAGATCTAGACCATCCATCACTGCTCGATTTGACCTATCTTGGCGGGAGGAGTGTGCAAAGTCAATAGTGTTTCAGCTGCTGTGgggatatttttttaaaccttggACCATGGGTCCATCGAAGCCTGGGTGGAAGGCTGTCTCGAGAGAGGCTTCTCAGTGTGGCGTGGCACCCCCTCTCAATTCCGGTGATGGAACGCAGCATTGCAGACGGTTATTCTCTTGCCCAGCATCCCCCTGGCATAGATGCTGCTGCCAGGACCCCTACCACACCACCCCCACTGTGGGGTGGGGCCGGCCAGGGCGTCCTGTCCCCCCcatcctcattcactgctgttttcTTTTGAAGCATGGCGTGTTGGGGAGAAACCTGCATACTGAGTTGCAGGGTGAGGCCACCCTGAATTGCGATGTGGGGCAGGGGCGGAGACCAGCAGCAACTTCGACCACAAGATGGGCCCCAGGGCAGTGGGCACTGgctcctccccaccacactcaGTCTGCTAGGCCTGAGTatgtggaaaggaaaaaaaaatcgctcttttgtatttaaagattaaaaatgagTCTGCCTGAAACGTGTCACCCATGTGCATGTGGTACATGCAATGAAAtcatggtttttgtttgggggccaccctaGCAATTCTCGGGGATCACATGCTGCAGGTAACTGagcccaggcctcccacatacaaGGCTTCCACTGAGCCACCTCCCCAGTTCTATTTGAACCATTTCTAAAAGGCAGCAAGCGGCTCGCTACCCTTCTGCTGTTTTAACGGTGTTTCTTTATTTCAAGACACGTTTCTGTGAGTGAAAACGAACTCCTTTTGATCAAGAACTTGCTGGAAATGTTTGCCTGTTCTGAAGAAAGGGACTTTGATCACCAACTAAAAGTAGTTCATAGACCGGAGTATAGTGGGTTCATCacaagcagctgacccgggttttaTCCTCATACCATCCCATAGGGCCCCAAGCCCACTCGAAGTAGAGATTCCTGAGTTAACCTTTGAGCATCTACATAGGCGagtcaaaaactaaacaaaatcaaGCATTAGTTTATAGTCTTAATGACAGACCAAAGATTTGGTAGGAATAATTTAGTACTGATTTCTATGGCTCAGGAAAGGTCACAAATAAACTTTTCCTGGTTTCGTTTTTTTTTCACCcttgtgccatacctggcaatgttcagggctatATTCtgcctcttcactcaggaatcactcttggtggtgcttgggatggAGCAATCTTCAGACTGAGGCGAtagcaaatagggcacttgccttgcatgtgtccaactgggttccatccctggcatcccatatggttcctgaggcTTGCCAGGAGTACcatgaggactgccaggtgtggcccaaagacaaaaaaaaattttttcccccaCAGAAGTTTGAAATTTTACAACAAGGTGGACTATTATCTAATTTTGCCTGACAGATAAAACTAAGCTGGGCATGGCTAGTGTATGAAGTACAAGTTGGAGAGGATTCCTGCCCAGCttggtgcttgaaggaccatgaaGTTGGAGCCTGGGGCCAAACCTGGGTTCTAGCAGGCAATGTAGCCCCCTTGGATCGTCTCCCCTGCCGTGAAGTGCACTTGTGACTTTATGGACCCTGTAAATTGGAAACTTGTACTTGAACATAGTCAAGATGTGAACTCAAACCCAGATAGTTTGGATCCTGCTGTGTGGGTGGAAGCTGGGGTCACTCAGGCCCCACATTAGCTCCCTGCCAAGTCATCTGCCAGTCCTAACAATCCTTAGTTTCTAGATCAGAATTGGGATTCCTTCACATTGTCATGCCATTTGGGGGGAATATTGCGGGAACTATTTTATCTGGTTTCCTAAGTGAAGTATCTTGGGaaacaccctgtggcactcactGCTTATTTCTAGCTCCGCACTCAGAATTGCTTCTGATGGTCATACCAGATCATATGACCTGGGGACCATACCAGAAGTGGAGATTGGacctggttagctgcatgcaaggcaagtgccctgcacaCTGTACTATGAGGTAAAAGGTCTGACCAAAGCAGTCTTGCTTGaaatgcatgtggctgactcgttATTTTTCAACCACGCCAAACTGCtctccaggaatcactcctggagggctcaatcaccatatatggtgctggagaccaaatctgggtcaaccacacATAAGGAGAGCCCTTTACCCACTGTTCTGCTGTTTTTATTAGCAGCGCAGAAATGGACTTTTTCATCTATGTGTGGAATTAAGGCAGATGAGATTCGTGTACagagttttcatttttaatatttggttAAACAAAATACATCTTTTGTAAACAAACCCAGCACAAggccaacaaaaaaaaaaacaaaagcaagaacgAAAAGCCTAGGGTTGCCCCTTAATGGGCGTCAGGGTCAGGCTTGCCCCTTTCGAAAGAAGTGGGGCGTTTTGCCCCTGGGCTCAGCCCGGATCCCTGTCCTAAGCACCAGAATTAGAGGTGAACAGAAACCAGCCCTGAAATGTTGGGGCGCCTGGGCCTCCTGCTCGAGGTGGCCTAGTGCCACTTGCACGTCCCGGCCCCTGGTCGCGCTCCCCGCCAGTGCCAGTGCCGGTGGTTGGCAAGCTGCCTGCGGCTGTCTGGCTGGTGGTGGGCTGGAATGTCATTGTGCAGGGGTCAGGAGCTCCTGGGGTGCCAAGCAGGTCTGCAGTAGAAAAGGGTGCGGAGGAGATGGCGGCCAGCAGCTGCGAGGGTGGGGTGCCGTCACCACCCGGTGGCCTTAGTGTAAAAAAACGGCCTTGTGGGGTTGAAGATCCATGTGCAGAGAAAGTGCTGGTGTAAACATGCACTCCAGTCACAGTGGGGAGGAAGCTGCTGcttcccccccaagcctgctcaGGTTCTGGCGCTGGAGGGGGGTTACAGCGTGGGCCTGCCAACACCCCTGACCTGTACAGTGCCACCCTGgggctcctcccctccccctcagtGACAGCAGGCAAGTGGCTTCCAGCTGCTTCAGGAGGTAGAAGGGGAGGGTCAGTTCTTGATTGACGGGAAAGGAAAATGGTGAGCCCACCAGAACCCCCACATCTGCACTGCGACCCCCACATCCGCTCTGTGGGCTCCTGGCGGCTCCCCAGCCAGTGACCTGGCCCAGCTGTGCGGCCACGGGGCAGCAGGAGACATCTGCATTTCCTGAGCGCCAGCGCTTCAGTGGCGACCTGGAGGCCAGTCAGCTCTGGGCCAGCTCACCAAGAGCTCACTAGGTCCCACTAACATCTTGCCGGGAGGAATATTGAGAACTTTCCATTACAAAACTGCAAGGATGGCTGGAAACCACCTTTCAGGATAGGGGCTGGGGAGACAGCATGCTGTGCCGCAACTGGGGCCCAAGGGGGCTGGGTTTCCTGAGAGTCCTCCGCGCCATGCGGAAGGGGCAGTGGGCAGAGGCGGCATCTCCAGACGAGCCAGAGCAGCAGCCACTCGGCAGAGCTGCTACCAAGTGCTGGgatgggaaagaagggagagacagGACGGGCCAGGCAAGGCCAGGCTGGACCCTGTTCCTCGAGACACACAGAGTCTCCCCAAGTCCCCTCCACACCCCTCCTGCCCCAGGAGTAGGTAATGCTGGTTGGTTCTTGCAACAGTCCCCACACT
The Suncus etruscus isolate mSunEtr1 chromosome 4, mSunEtr1.pri.cur, whole genome shotgun sequence genome window above contains:
- the TOMM22 gene encoding mitochondrial import receptor subunit TOM22 homolog, producing MAAAEAGARPAASPDELVPKGEAEKPEEEELEEEDDDELDETLSERLWGLTEMFPERVRSAAGATFDLSVFVAQKMYRFSRAALWIGTTSFMILVLPVVFETEKLQMEQQQQLQQRQILLGPNTGLSGGMPGALPSLPGKI